In a single window of the Aridibaculum aurantiacum genome:
- a CDS encoding nuclear transport factor 2 family protein: MKFILCSLFLLSMCCITKAQSTTDKQAIERAVLNYVEGVYTADTSMIEASVAKHLAKRGYYTRNDTVRDATMSYDQLVRLTKRWSSNQKDIDKMPKQVVVFDVLDKIASVKLVAHWGIDYFHLYKDNGKWTIINVLWQEHPKK; the protein is encoded by the coding sequence ATGAAATTCATTCTTTGTAGCCTCTTCCTTCTGTCGATGTGCTGCATTACAAAAGCACAGTCTACTACTGACAAGCAAGCTATAGAACGTGCAGTGCTCAATTATGTAGAAGGTGTTTACACTGCAGATACAAGTATGATAGAAGCCAGCGTGGCTAAACATTTAGCGAAGCGCGGTTACTACACCCGCAACGATACCGTGCGTGATGCGACCATGAGCTACGATCAACTTGTGCGACTAACAAAGCGATGGAGCAGCAACCAGAAAGACATCGACAAGATGCCAAAGCAGGTAGTAGTGTTTGATGTGCTTGACAAGATCGCATCAGTCAAACTCGTTGCACACTGGGGCATCGACTACTTCCACCTGTACAAAGACAATGGCAAGTGGACGATCATAAATGTGCTTTGGCAAGAGCACCCGAAGAAGTGA
- a CDS encoding ABC transporter ATP-binding protein — MIQLQHISKWFNQGGRPNFILKDINLSIGEGEFVSIMGPSGSGKSTLLHIIGMIDQPNEGSYNFMGQDVFKLKEKQRTQLHKSHIGFVFQAYHLIDELTVYENIETPLLYQDVKGTERKAMVADMLDKFNIVGKKDLFPSQLSGGQQQLVGIARALIAKPKLLLADEPTGNLNSKQGEEIMELFTQINKEGVTIIQVTHSEKNAEYGSRIINLLDGRIEKTAVPV, encoded by the coding sequence ATGATCCAACTCCAACACATATCCAAATGGTTCAACCAGGGCGGCAGACCCAACTTCATTTTAAAAGACATCAACCTCAGCATAGGCGAAGGAGAATTCGTGTCTATTATGGGACCGTCAGGTTCAGGTAAGTCTACGTTGCTGCACATCATCGGCATGATCGATCAGCCCAATGAAGGCAGCTACAACTTCATGGGGCAGGATGTATTCAAGCTAAAGGAGAAACAGCGTACGCAACTGCACAAGTCGCACATAGGCTTCGTGTTCCAGGCTTACCACCTCATTGATGAACTTACTGTTTACGAAAACATAGAGACGCCGCTGCTCTACCAGGACGTGAAGGGAACGGAGCGTAAAGCGATGGTTGCCGACATGCTCGACAAGTTCAACATCGTTGGCAAGAAGGACCTGTTTCCTTCGCAGCTATCGGGCGGGCAGCAACAGCTGGTTGGTATAGCACGTGCACTCATTGCTAAGCCCAAACTGCTGCTTGCAGATGAGCCCACAGGCAACCTCAATTCAAAACAAGGCGAAGAGATCATGGAGCTGTTCACACAGATTAATAAAGAAGGTGTGACCATCATTCAAGTAACGCATTCTGAGAAGAACGCAGAATATGGATCACGCATCATCAACCTGCTGGATGGACGAATAGAAAAAACCGCGGTACCAGTTTAA
- a CDS encoding TolC family protein, which yields MKKKIMKLWTLLTALCLLQLVQAQTPGKLTLKQCVETALANNQQVQQATLTADAAQVNLRQAKQNAFPDLFANLGHGINQGRSIDPFTNAFVNRSLLFGNYSVSSQVLLYNGSQNRNLIRQNNLLYEANKLEAQQTKDNIMLNVILAYLQVLNNEDLLQQSRNQLEVTRKQVERLETLDKAGAVPPHQLYDLKGQLANDELAIINNQNALNEANLTLAQLMNVPYDINLQVERLSADASQTSTLSPAADIYQQALQQLPLVKAANMRKQSAEKARAVARGGFYPTVSLFGSINTNYSNAAQRDVFLNTVEVPSNNFVVVNGNKVPVITQRNNFETQKITYVNQLSNNFNTAFFLNIRVPILNGFRARNRIALANIDIRTAEVNQQAAINQLNQQVAQGHYQLSASSNRLRTVERQVADFSESFRTAEVRFNAGVITQVEYLVAKNNVDQARINLILAKYDYLFRTKILDYYQGKLVL from the coding sequence ATGAAGAAAAAGATCATGAAGTTGTGGACGTTGTTAACGGCACTCTGCTTGCTGCAACTCGTGCAGGCACAAACACCAGGAAAGCTCACGCTAAAACAATGCGTAGAAACAGCACTTGCCAATAACCAGCAGGTACAGCAGGCAACACTTACAGCCGACGCTGCACAAGTGAACCTGAGACAAGCAAAGCAAAACGCCTTTCCTGACCTGTTTGCGAACCTCGGGCATGGCATCAACCAAGGCCGTAGTATCGATCCGTTCACCAATGCATTCGTCAACCGGTCGCTGCTGTTTGGCAACTACAGCGTGAGCTCGCAGGTGCTGCTGTACAATGGCTCGCAAAACAGGAACCTTATCAGGCAGAACAACCTGCTGTACGAGGCGAACAAACTGGAAGCGCAGCAAACAAAGGACAACATCATGCTCAACGTCATACTCGCTTACCTGCAGGTGCTCAACAACGAGGACCTGCTGCAGCAATCACGCAACCAACTGGAGGTAACACGTAAGCAGGTAGAAAGACTGGAGACATTAGATAAAGCAGGCGCCGTGCCACCTCACCAGCTGTATGACCTGAAGGGGCAGCTGGCAAACGATGAACTGGCGATCATCAATAACCAGAACGCGCTGAACGAAGCAAACCTCACACTCGCCCAATTGATGAATGTTCCTTACGACATCAACCTGCAGGTAGAACGGTTAAGTGCAGATGCATCGCAAACTTCTACTTTATCACCAGCAGCTGATATCTACCAGCAGGCACTGCAACAACTGCCACTGGTAAAAGCTGCCAACATGCGCAAGCAAAGCGCTGAGAAAGCCAGGGCGGTAGCGCGTGGAGGATTCTATCCTACCGTTTCCCTCTTCGGAAGTATAAACACAAACTACTCAAACGCTGCACAGCGCGATGTGTTTCTGAATACTGTAGAAGTACCATCAAACAATTTTGTGGTGGTGAATGGAAACAAGGTGCCGGTGATCACGCAGCGCAACAACTTCGAAACGCAGAAGATCACATATGTGAACCAGCTAAGCAACAACTTCAATACAGCGTTCTTCTTGAATATTCGCGTCCCGATACTTAATGGCTTCCGTGCACGTAACCGAATAGCTTTAGCCAACATCGACATACGAACAGCCGAAGTAAACCAGCAGGCTGCCATAAATCAACTTAACCAGCAGGTGGCACAGGGGCACTACCAGTTAAGCGCGTCCAGCAATCGCCTCCGCACAGTTGAAAGGCAGGTAGCTGATTTTTCCGAATCATTTAGAACGGCAGAGGTTCGTTTCAATGCAGGAGTGATAACACAAGTGGAATACCTGGTAGCAAAGAACAACGTGGACCAGGCGCGCATTAATCTTATTCTTGCGAAGTACGATTACCTGTTCAGGACAAAGATCCTTGACTACTACCAAGGCAAGCTGGTGCTGTAA
- a CDS encoding DUF1989 domain-containing protein, with amino-acid sequence MINLQVIPPRSGAAFTVRKGQRIKIVDIEGEQVSDFICYNLHDKAEYLSSGRTIDYAETIYLTKGNLFYSNRSNVMFEMVEDTVGRHDFLLTPCSAEMFRITYGHTEPHKGCFGNLRDALKEYGIEPDHIPTCFNVFMNVPVDGTTGKVSVLPPLSKPGDYVILETKMDLIVGMTSCSAGLSNNFSYKPIGYEVLDVG; translated from the coding sequence ATGATCAATCTACAGGTAATACCGCCGCGTAGTGGCGCAGCATTCACAGTTCGCAAAGGGCAGCGGATAAAGATTGTAGATATAGAAGGCGAACAGGTTTCGGACTTTATCTGTTACAACCTGCATGATAAAGCAGAATATTTATCCAGTGGTCGCACCATCGACTATGCCGAGACCATCTACCTCACCAAAGGGAACTTGTTTTACTCCAACCGCAGCAATGTAATGTTTGAAATGGTTGAAGACACCGTGGGCAGGCACGACTTCTTACTTACCCCCTGCAGTGCCGAAATGTTTCGCATTACCTACGGCCATACAGAACCACATAAAGGATGCTTTGGCAACCTACGCGATGCACTAAAAGAATATGGAATTGAACCTGATCATATTCCTACCTGCTTCAATGTTTTCATGAATGTGCCGGTAGATGGAACAACAGGTAAGGTGTCGGTTCTTCCACCACTTAGCAAACCAGGTGACTACGTGATCCTGGAAACGAAGATGGATCTTATTGTAGGAATGACATCATGCTCAGCCGGCTTATCAAACAACTTTTCCTACAAGCCAATTGGATACGAAGTATTGGATGTTGGTTGA
- the gntA gene encoding guanitoxin biosynthesis heme-dependent pre-guanitoxin N-hydroxylase GntA, producing the protein MERTKEAFAEVEDKPSIIADYKHYLENKAFPCVAAKAALAHQQIHCMVAGHMACPKDDFEILQFIYSFIDTYRKSGELYHSAAIIFQQPTILSEETFDQLLWERLQSLSDLDANKYGYDKRVAMDPQSPDFSFSLKEEAFFIIGLHPGSNRVARQFKYPTLVFNPHKQFEQLRATDKYQYLQKAVRKKDVAISGSVNPMLDDYGESSEVYQYSGRKYDSQWQCPLKIKHDQSTGNTAA; encoded by the coding sequence ATGGAAAGGACAAAAGAAGCATTTGCAGAGGTTGAAGACAAACCATCCATTATTGCAGATTATAAGCATTACCTGGAAAATAAAGCATTCCCTTGTGTAGCGGCGAAGGCAGCCCTGGCACATCAGCAAATTCACTGTATGGTAGCCGGTCACATGGCATGCCCAAAAGATGATTTCGAGATCCTGCAATTCATTTATTCGTTCATTGATACTTACCGTAAGTCAGGTGAACTATATCACAGTGCAGCAATCATCTTTCAACAGCCCACTATATTATCTGAAGAAACATTTGACCAATTGCTTTGGGAAAGATTGCAATCTTTATCAGACCTTGATGCCAATAAATATGGCTATGACAAAAGAGTTGCTATGGATCCACAATCACCAGATTTCAGTTTTAGCTTAAAAGAGGAAGCGTTCTTTATTATAGGCTTGCACCCTGGTAGCAACAGGGTTGCCCGGCAATTCAAATACCCGACTTTGGTATTTAACCCGCACAAACAGTTTGAACAATTACGTGCAACGGATAAATATCAATACCTGCAAAAAGCAGTGCGTAAAAAAGATGTGGCCATATCAGGATCTGTTAATCCCATGCTGGATGATTATGGCGAATCATCTGAGGTTTACCAGTACAGTGGCAGGAAATATGATTCACAATGGCAATGTCCGCTAAAAATAAAACATGATCAATCTACAGGTAATACCGCCGCGTAG
- a CDS encoding DUF6970 domain-containing protein, with product MNNLIYILLACITSCATAKTVKEPAIAAIPPCLQQKIDSIKAQPQWNPPATVEEYTYHGKRVFLLSAPCCDFFSTVVDEDCNYICAPSGGFTGKGDGKCPNFAAEAEFVKVVWKDER from the coding sequence ATGAACAACCTCATATACATATTGCTCGCCTGCATCACGAGTTGCGCAACAGCGAAAACCGTAAAAGAACCTGCCATTGCCGCTATACCTCCGTGCCTGCAACAAAAGATCGACAGCATTAAAGCGCAACCACAGTGGAACCCACCAGCCACTGTTGAAGAATATACCTACCACGGCAAACGCGTATTCCTTCTCTCCGCCCCCTGCTGCGATTTCTTCAGTACAGTAGTCGATGAAGATTGCAACTACATCTGCGCCCCCTCTGGCGGCTTTACCGGCAAAGGCGACGGCAAGTGCCCGAACTTTGCTGCAGAAGCAGAATTTGTAAAGGTTGTTTGGAAGGATGAGAGGTGA
- the uvrB gene encoding excinuclease ABC subunit UvrB yields MPFSLVSPYQPAGDQPSAIQQLTEGILQGEQYQTLLGVTGSGKTFTIANVIQNVQRPTLVLTHNKTLVAQLYGEFKQFFPENAVGYFVSYYDYYQPEAYMPVSDTYIEKDLSINEELDKLRLQATSQLLSGRRDIIVVASVSCIYGMGNPTEFANGIVRIQQGQTISRQGFLHSLVNSLYSRSQGEFGRGSFRVKGDTVDINLPYVDFGYRITFFGDEIEEIETLDLPSGKRLSKLDHAAIFPANLYLAPKDMMHQVLFEIQDEMAAQVEYFKNTGKFIEAQRLSERVNYDIEMIRELGYCNGVENYSRFFDRRKPGTRPFCLLDYFPDDFLCVIDESHQTVPQIAGMYGGDRSRKLVLVDYGFRLPSALDNRPLNFHEFESMVNQVVFVSATPGDYELEKTGGVVVEQVVRPTGLLDPPIEIRPSVNQIDDLLDEIDKRVTKGDRVLVTTLTKRMAEEMDKYLGRINIKSKYIHSEVDTLERVEILRQLRLGEIDVLVGVNLLREGLDLPEVSLVAILDADKEGFLRNEKSLTQTAGRAARNVDGLVIFYADTITESMQRTIDETTRRREKQIAYNLQHGITPMTIKKSIEQIMKQTSVLDIKGEPVNQYAIDDDGTLITRAAEADSEYTTIPQMEKRITQVRKQMEKAAKDLDFMEAARLRDEMLKMQKELEGMKG; encoded by the coding sequence ATGCCATTTTCTTTAGTCTCTCCTTACCAGCCTGCAGGCGATCAGCCTTCGGCCATTCAACAACTTACCGAAGGCATCCTGCAGGGCGAGCAGTACCAGACGCTTCTTGGGGTGACTGGTAGCGGTAAGACTTTTACCATAGCCAATGTTATCCAGAATGTTCAGCGGCCAACACTGGTGCTTACCCACAACAAAACACTGGTGGCGCAGCTGTATGGTGAGTTCAAGCAGTTTTTCCCAGAAAATGCTGTGGGATATTTTGTTAGCTACTACGATTACTACCAGCCGGAAGCATACATGCCGGTAAGTGATACTTATATTGAGAAAGACCTGAGCATCAACGAAGAGCTGGACAAGCTACGCCTGCAGGCAACCTCGCAGTTGCTAAGCGGCCGCCGCGATATTATTGTCGTTGCTTCAGTGAGCTGTATATATGGTATGGGAAACCCTACAGAATTCGCCAACGGTATTGTTCGAATCCAGCAGGGACAAACTATATCCAGGCAAGGTTTCCTGCACTCGCTGGTAAACAGTCTCTACAGCCGCAGCCAAGGAGAGTTTGGTCGCGGGTCTTTTAGAGTGAAAGGAGATACTGTTGACATCAACCTGCCTTACGTGGATTTTGGCTACCGCATCACCTTCTTTGGAGACGAGATAGAAGAGATAGAAACACTTGATCTGCCATCCGGTAAACGTTTAAGCAAACTAGATCATGCTGCTATTTTCCCTGCTAATCTTTACCTGGCGCCCAAGGACATGATGCACCAGGTGCTCTTCGAGATACAGGATGAGATGGCGGCGCAGGTGGAATATTTTAAAAACACCGGCAAGTTTATAGAAGCTCAGCGACTGAGCGAAAGGGTGAATTACGACATTGAAATGATCAGGGAATTGGGCTATTGCAACGGCGTAGAGAACTACTCCCGTTTCTTTGACAGGCGCAAACCCGGCACCCGCCCTTTCTGCCTGCTTGACTATTTCCCTGACGACTTTCTTTGTGTGATAGACGAGAGCCACCAGACCGTGCCGCAGATAGCTGGTATGTACGGTGGTGACCGCAGCCGTAAACTGGTGCTCGTTGATTATGGTTTTCGCCTGCCAAGTGCACTTGACAACCGCCCACTGAACTTCCACGAGTTTGAGAGCATGGTGAACCAGGTGGTATTCGTAAGTGCCACTCCCGGTGATTACGAGCTGGAGAAAACAGGTGGCGTAGTGGTAGAACAGGTGGTTCGTCCAACCGGGCTGTTGGATCCGCCGATAGAGATACGCCCTAGCGTGAACCAGATTGACGACCTGCTGGATGAAATTGACAAACGCGTTACCAAAGGTGACCGCGTGTTGGTAACCACGCTTACCAAGCGGATGGCGGAGGAAATGGATAAATACCTGGGACGCATCAACATAAAGAGCAAGTACATACACAGCGAAGTAGATACACTGGAGCGGGTGGAGATATTGCGCCAGCTACGACTGGGTGAGATAGATGTACTGGTGGGTGTGAACCTGCTGCGTGAAGGTTTGGACCTTCCGGAGGTGTCGCTGGTGGCGATACTGGATGCAGATAAAGAAGGTTTCCTGCGTAATGAAAAGAGCCTGACGCAGACAGCAGGACGTGCAGCCCGCAACGTGGATGGACTGGTGATCTTCTATGCCGATACCATCACTGAAAGTATGCAGCGCACAATTGATGAGACCACGCGGCGCCGCGAAAAACAGATCGCTTACAACCTGCAACATGGCATCACACCAATGACCATTAAGAAGTCGATAGAGCAGATCATGAAGCAGACCTCGGTACTGGACATAAAGGGTGAGCCAGTGAACCAATATGCTATAGACGACGACGGAACATTGATAACACGTGCCGCCGAAGCCGATAGTGAATACACAACTATCCCACAAATGGAAAAGCGAATCACACAGGTACGCAAGCAAATGGAAAAAGCCGCCAAAGACCTTGACTTCATGGAAGCTGCACGCCTCCGCGATGAAATGCTCAAGATGCAGAAAGAGCTGGAGGGAATGAAAGGCTGA
- a CDS encoding amidase → MNKKILQLIICCSFILSSFAQDTISRADINAATRLIGLELTPAEIDSLYPSVKGHRADMENMRKQSLPNHVSPAFAHSAILPEMNLNKKQLPVKWNIPANVSLPKNRNELAFYNILQLASLVKNKKISSVELTRFYIDRLKKYSDTLECVISFTEDLAMQQARQADKEIAAGKYRGPLHGIPYGLKDLFAVKGTKTTWGAEPYKEQVIEEDAYAYTQLKEAGAVLVAKFTLGALAMGDYWYGGRTRNPWNLERGSSGSSAGSASATAAGLVPFAIGTETWGSIITPSTLCGATGFRPTFGSISRSGAMALSWSLDKIGPICRSAEDAAIVFYYMKGTDGLDASAVDMPFNYAGKADVKKLRIGYAANYFRRVDTAANEWKVVQAFRKMGANVQPVNFPDSGVYHFNMMSLIISAESAAAFDEFTRSALDDMMTRQTRNDWPNFFRGSRFVPAVEYINANRHRTLLMQTMHKFFSNYDVIITPGFGSGNQSAITNLTGHPAICLPTGFNRQNMPTSITLLAGTHQDATLLAVAKALQDATEWEETHPPMFR, encoded by the coding sequence ATGAACAAGAAAATACTACAGCTGATCATTTGCTGCTCATTTATATTATCATCCTTTGCACAGGATACCATTTCTCGTGCTGACATAAATGCTGCCACACGACTGATAGGATTAGAATTGACACCTGCGGAAATAGATTCTTTATATCCCTCCGTTAAAGGTCATCGCGCAGATATGGAAAACATGCGCAAACAATCGCTGCCAAATCATGTTTCACCTGCCTTCGCGCATTCTGCCATACTGCCGGAAATGAATTTGAATAAAAAGCAACTGCCGGTGAAGTGGAATATACCTGCCAATGTATCGTTGCCAAAGAACCGTAACGAGCTGGCGTTTTACAACATCTTGCAACTGGCATCGCTGGTAAAAAACAAAAAGATCAGCTCTGTAGAACTGACCCGCTTTTACATCGACCGGCTAAAGAAATACAGCGACACACTAGAATGTGTGATCTCTTTTACCGAAGACCTAGCCATGCAGCAGGCAAGACAGGCCGATAAAGAAATAGCCGCAGGAAAGTACCGCGGACCACTGCACGGTATACCTTATGGTTTAAAAGATCTTTTTGCCGTAAAGGGCACCAAGACCACCTGGGGCGCTGAACCATATAAGGAACAGGTGATAGAAGAGGATGCTTATGCTTACACCCAGCTAAAAGAAGCAGGTGCTGTGCTGGTGGCGAAATTCACCCTTGGCGCACTGGCTATGGGTGATTATTGGTACGGTGGCCGCACACGCAATCCCTGGAACCTGGAGAGAGGCTCCAGCGGATCATCGGCAGGATCGGCGAGTGCTACAGCTGCTGGTCTTGTACCTTTTGCCATTGGTACGGAAACATGGGGTTCAATAATCACCCCTTCTACCCTTTGCGGCGCTACCGGCTTCAGGCCAACTTTCGGATCTATCAGCCGCAGTGGTGCAATGGCATTAAGTTGGAGTTTGGATAAGATCGGCCCCATCTGCAGGTCGGCAGAAGACGCAGCCATTGTTTTCTACTACATGAAAGGAACAGATGGTCTTGATGCCAGCGCGGTGGACATGCCTTTTAATTATGCCGGCAAAGCTGATGTAAAAAAACTGCGGATTGGATATGCCGCCAACTATTTCAGGAGAGTAGATACTGCGGCCAACGAATGGAAGGTGGTGCAGGCTTTTAGAAAAATGGGAGCCAACGTACAGCCGGTTAACTTTCCCGACAGCGGCGTGTATCACTTCAATATGATGAGCCTTATCATTAGTGCAGAAAGTGCTGCTGCGTTTGATGAATTTACACGATCAGCACTGGATGATATGATGACGCGCCAAACTCGTAATGACTGGCCAAACTTCTTCCGGGGCTCGAGGTTTGTTCCTGCGGTTGAATACATCAATGCAAACCGTCACCGTACGCTGCTTATGCAAACCATGCATAAGTTCTTCAGTAACTACGATGTCATCATTACACCCGGCTTTGGCAGCGGTAACCAATCAGCCATTACCAATCTTACCGGTCATCCAGCTATCTGTCTGCCTACAGGATTTAATAGGCAAAACATGCCGACCAGCATCACGCTTCTTGCTGGCACTCACCAGGATGCTACGCTACTTGCCGTAGCCAAAGCACTGCAGGACGCTACCGAGTGGGAAGAGACGCATCCGCCGATGTTTAGATAA
- a CDS encoding LIC_10190 family membrane protein, protein MILLLGSALLFWLVVSVIGNVVCKNILQYTPGLFMQFVAGFVAVTTVCNLLSFVIPVDQYVALGLVGVSVLFYKSAFSVFDQWRQATHSMNRLYLLLSVAFAAVLFSNLLLPPQHVDSQGYHFHTALWIEKYKIIPGLVNLHGRYGFNSSFFTPTAAFSFTAWAGQSLYVVNFVFIAMFYGWLISKGNRAFGSWHQLVYLVAALYLFRALLVGTNSPTPDAIASIIVVWVFIVVAEYAVGLVQLSKQEAVLLIIAAAFSLTVKLNTAPLILPAVYLFVKQGLYKNAKQISGLAIAVAAVVVPWLMRNFIISGYFAYPVAFTGFLQPDWQVPEEMLRFDKLLINNGPKLISEDWEAVDKLPFWEWMPQWVMAHYTPGSLVSLAGVFVSVAVGIAGIIIMARQRKQASLLVALMVFSGLMFWLFNSPDYRFGFPYMISVIAVSLLPFLYNKQISKSHKKLMAVVVVSICLFYTGKTVYMLSAYDFSSYVVKPLKQEDYFRRNDISTFKTLILGDGVVLYLDDVDHNCINAPLPCYPRHFPGLSPTQVRLRGKTIEEGFRTEKK, encoded by the coding sequence ATGATACTACTGCTAGGTTCTGCTTTACTGTTTTGGCTGGTCGTTTCAGTTATTGGAAATGTTGTTTGCAAAAACATTTTGCAGTACACGCCGGGCTTGTTCATGCAGTTTGTTGCCGGCTTTGTTGCTGTTACTACCGTTTGTAATCTGTTGTCATTTGTTATTCCGGTTGATCAATATGTAGCCCTTGGGCTGGTGGGGGTGTCGGTTCTTTTTTATAAAAGTGCATTTTCTGTTTTTGATCAATGGCGGCAGGCAACCCATAGCATGAACCGGTTGTACCTGCTTCTCTCGGTAGCTTTTGCGGCTGTATTGTTTAGCAACCTGCTTCTTCCGCCGCAGCACGTAGATAGTCAGGGCTATCATTTCCATACAGCGTTGTGGATAGAGAAATATAAGATCATCCCGGGGCTGGTCAACCTGCACGGCAGGTATGGATTCAATTCTTCTTTTTTTACCCCTACGGCTGCTTTCTCTTTTACCGCTTGGGCAGGACAATCTTTGTATGTAGTGAATTTTGTTTTTATAGCGATGTTTTATGGCTGGCTGATCAGCAAGGGCAATCGTGCATTCGGTAGCTGGCACCAGCTTGTTTACTTGGTTGCTGCATTGTACCTCTTCAGGGCATTGCTGGTGGGAACGAATTCACCCACGCCCGATGCCATTGCTTCTATCATTGTTGTGTGGGTTTTTATCGTGGTGGCTGAATATGCAGTAGGCCTGGTGCAGCTTTCTAAACAAGAAGCGGTGTTGCTGATCATTGCCGCTGCATTTTCGCTTACAGTCAAGCTGAATACTGCACCGCTTATTTTGCCTGCAGTTTATCTTTTCGTAAAACAAGGTTTGTATAAGAATGCGAAGCAAATCTCTGGTTTGGCCATTGCTGTAGCTGCTGTAGTGGTGCCCTGGTTGATGCGCAACTTTATTATCTCAGGTTACTTTGCCTACCCGGTTGCTTTCACCGGGTTTCTGCAGCCCGATTGGCAGGTGCCGGAAGAAATGCTGCGTTTTGATAAGCTGCTTATCAATAATGGCCCGAAGCTTATTTCCGAGGATTGGGAAGCGGTGGACAAACTTCCTTTCTGGGAATGGATGCCGCAGTGGGTGATGGCACATTATACACCTGGGTCATTGGTAAGTCTTGCAGGAGTATTTGTTTCAGTGGCAGTTGGTATTGCAGGAATAATAATCATGGCGAGGCAGCGGAAGCAAGCATCTTTACTGGTTGCCCTCATGGTTTTTAGCGGGCTAATGTTCTGGTTGTTCAATTCGCCTGATTACCGGTTTGGCTTTCCTTACATGATCAGTGTGATAGCAGTGAGCCTGCTGCCTTTCCTGTATAATAAGCAGATCTCAAAGTCTCATAAAAAGCTAATGGCTGTTGTGGTTGTGAGCATCTGTTTGTTCTACACAGGCAAAACGGTTTATATGCTGTCGGCTTATGATTTTTCTTCTTACGTGGTGAAGCCGCTAAAGCAGGAAGACTACTTCAGGCGCAATGATATTTCAACATTTAAGACTTTGATATTGGGCGATGGTGTTGTGCTGTACCTGGATGATGTGGACCATAATTGTATCAATGCGCCACTGCCGTGCTACCCGCGCCACTTTCCGGGCCTTTCCCCTACACAAGTAAGATTGCGAGGCAAAACCATAGAGGAAGGTTTTAGAACGGAGAAGAAGTGA